In the genome of Hippoglossus hippoglossus isolate fHipHip1 chromosome 12, fHipHip1.pri, whole genome shotgun sequence, one region contains:
- the LOC117771539 gene encoding nucleus accumbens-associated protein 2 — MSQLLHVEIPNFGATVLGSLNEQRLLGHYCDVSILVKGQAFKAHRAVLAASSLYFRDLFSSSTKTQFELPSSVTPACFEQILTFCYTGKLTMAASEQLVVMYTAGYLQIQHIVERGMDLMFKANSPHCDSQTAGSLEETCSEPQSPSNNGNGLAVAALLGTPGWPQSLLLSQRKIKLEGGEPTPLTMPSIQSKISSSELGSRLARASSLFYTTAGGNPVPGLPTYHLQGAGGGGAGGGLGVERSSPGSSSLPTTDSPTSYQNEDEEFEEEPYDGMTEDAYSHLYGRSANPYGIQDKPEMAVVPLALENRNCVLIRRDLVALPASLISQIGYRCHPKLYTEGDPGEKLELVAGTQVFMTRGQLMNCHLCAGIKHKVLLRRLLATFFDRNTLANSCGTGIRSSTSDPSRKPLDSRVLNAVKLYCQNFNPNFKESEMNVIAADMCTNARRVRKRWLPKIKSMLPDGMEVYRAGMGMGAAVGLGLALGASQQGVPLPFEPDFKNLEQRYYPDRKDPLRTHPPLTEGSPGSRAAGAEAEAEGVVQEEQEEDEDEAGLEGVDASLGAPTLIPGAEAGNCGDTPSEQEVESFEQGLRVNGQ; from the exons ATGTCCCAGCTGCTCCATGTGGAGATACCCAACTTTGGAGCCACGGTCCTCGGCTCCCTCAACGAGCAGCGCCTGCTGGGACACTACTGTGATGTATCCATCCTGGTCAAAG GTCAGGCTTTTAAAGCCCACCGGGCCGTTTTGGCTGCCAGCAGCCTCTACTTCCGTGACCtcttcagcagctccaccaAGACCCAGTTTGAGTTGCCCTCCTCAGTCACACCTGCTTGCTTTGAGCAGATCCTCACTTTCTGCTACACAGGGAAGCTAACAATGGCAGCTAGCGAACAGCTGGTGGTCATGTACACAGCTGGCTACCTCCAAATTCAGCATATAGTTGAAAGAGGCATGGACCTAATGTTCAAAGCCAACTCACCTCACTGTGACTCGCAAACAGCGGGGTCTTTAGAGGAAACATGTTCCGAACCACAGAGTCCCTCTAATAATGGTAACGGCCTGGCGGTGGCTGCCCTGCTGGGAACCCCCGGTTGGCCTCAGTCTTTGCTCCTGTCACAGCGTAAGATTAAACTAGAAGGGGGCGAACCGACACCCCTGACGATGCCCTCAATACAAAGCAAGATTTCTTCCTCGGAGTTGGGCAGTCGGCTGGCGAGGGCGAGTTCGTTATTCTACACGACAGCTGGAGGGAACCCAGTCCCCGGTTTGCCTACTTACCACCTTCAAGGGGCCGGCGGAGGTGGAGCCGGAGGAGGATTAGGAGTAGAAAGGTCCAGTCCTGGATCGTCCAGCTTGCCCACCACTGACAGTCCAACATCCTACCAGAATGAGGATGAGGAGTTTGAGGAAGAGCCCTATGATGGAATGACAGAGGATGCCTACAGTCATCTCTATGGACGTTCAGCTAACCCCTATGGGA TCCAGGACAAGCCAGAGATGGCGGTGGTGCCCTTGGCCTTGGAGAACCGCAACTGTGTGCTGATCCGCCGGGACCTGGTGGCGCTGCCTGCAAGCCTCATCAGCCAGATAGGCTACCGCTGCCACCCTAAGCTCTACACCGAGGGGGACCCCGGGGAGAAGCTGGAATTGGTAGCTG GTACGCAGGTGTTCATGACTCGAGGCCAGCTGATGAACTGTCATCTATGTGCCGGTATCAAACACAAAGTCTTGCTCCGCCGTCTGCTAGCTACGTTCTTTGATCG AAACACTTTAGCCAATAGCTGTGGGACAGGTATCCGTTCTTCTACTAGTGACCCCAGTAGGAAACCCCTGGACAGCAGGGTCCTCAACGCTGTAAAAC TCTACTGTCAGAATTTCAACCCTAACTTCAAGGAGagtgaaatgaatgtgattGCTGCTGACATGTGCACCAACGCGAGACGCGTGCGCAAGCGATGGCTGCCGAAGATCAAGTCCATGCTGCCTGACGGCATGGAGGTGTACCGTGCAGGAATGGGCATGGGTGCTGCTGTGGGTCTTGGCCTGGCACTGGGTGCCTCTCAACAAGGGGTACCCCTCCCCTTCGAGCCCGACTTCAAGAACCTAGAGCAGAGGTATTATCCAGATCGTAAGGACCCTCTAAGGACTCACCCACCGCTCACAGAGGGCAGCCCCGGGTCCAGGGCGGCTGGAGCTGAGGCTGAAGCCGAAGGAGTTGTGCAGGAGGAgcaagaggaagatgaggatgaagctGGGTTAGAAGGTGTCGATGCATCACTTGGGGCACCGACTTTGATCCCAGGTGCTGAGGCGGGCAATTGTGGAGACACGCCGTCGGAGCAGGAAGTGGAAAGTTTTGAACAAGGTCTGAGGGTGAATGGACAGTGA